GTGATGGCAGCGCCTATGCGAAAGCTACCTATCCTGATCTTTTCAATGCCTTGAACTCGACTTACGCAACGCAGGTGAACAATACAACAGGCACAAGCTTTGCCGCACCCGACGAAAACATGTTCCGAGTTCCGGACTATCGCGGCGTCTTTCTCCGTGGAACGGGCGCCAATAGCCTTGGCGTAACCACTCAGCTCGGTGGCTGGCCGGACGATTCCACTGCAGTCAATAGTTTAACGGCCGCATCCAGTTCCAGGAGCACTTCGCAGTCCACTGTCAGCGATCCTGGTCATGCTCATACTCTTTCGCAAAACGCCAACTTCTGGAGATTGGGTGGGAATGGTGCAGGTTTAAATGC
This window of the Oligoflexus sp. genome carries:
- a CDS encoding phage tail protein — protein: MKRQAVPVGTVVAFAGNSIPKGWLLCDGSAYAKATYPDLFNALNSTYATQVNNTTGTSFAAPDENMFRVPDYRGVFLRGTGANSLGVTTQLGGWPDDSTAVNSLTAASSSRSTSQSTVSDPGHAHTLSQNANFWRLGGNGAGLNAPGLNNTAIFFLEVQKAQTGIGVSTSTSTETSTTLSGAAETRPQNRGVQYIIKAGY